In a single window of the Nodularia spumigena CCY9414 genome:
- a CDS encoding FHA domain-containing protein, which produces MQIKLISENKVTEEQEEQVFTLPVAIGRDITQLPAVVNGEPVSPVVLLDSSKQISRLHAQISLENNQLYLEDKSANGTELNGKKVLKERRILNSGDRLRIGNYTITVLLIQAGDPDATVVFESTSTIFNPQSEVISASSVQSSASPQSSITFNTYTGILEQQTAASSEPSGFPYSLNFWHEQRVSLGAIKSSGYLVKETEYVACGGGMGSFVWVDMLRIAGVKRDDIKVLSIQDKPYKRYETLLRNCQIPRYKRIRSGSDSCPDNIWGWPGYALRDAWRGVFSGQVSAALGFLWQVFAEPIHADTYTPRAKDVFESMDREGDRISWNKMLEHGSIRSLRQTEDGRYCIAYCASPQDEKNPQFLIAKYVHLCTGYPGIKLLPDLEKYRQEHPEETGDEKTVVQGYEPHDHIYQQLEKKGGTIFLRGSGIVASQVLDRLYAAQKIKPSIKVIHLNREPRKGNQFDLAKRHVENDWEFQPFNWPKGTWGGDMRTMLEEANPLRRRELLQGWGGTTTASRKEWRDIIQQGKKQQWYEIRYGLVTKLERNPQGGVVTHLVTNKGQQTVPADFVIDCTGLVSDPLESPFLKDLIEHYDLDLNPEGRFHVENNFEIKKVRNDRSRVYAAGIITLGGPYAPVDTFLGLQYAAHRSVEALAAVKAPGIRYIQGFYSLGQWLKWALNIKP; this is translated from the coding sequence ATGCAAATCAAACTGATTTCCGAAAATAAAGTGACAGAGGAGCAGGAAGAACAGGTTTTCACACTACCAGTAGCCATCGGGCGAGATATCACTCAACTTCCTGCTGTAGTGAATGGTGAACCGGTGTCTCCTGTCGTTTTATTAGACTCTAGTAAGCAAATTTCTCGGCTTCATGCTCAGATTAGCTTAGAAAACAATCAACTTTATCTTGAAGACAAGAGTGCCAATGGTACTGAACTCAACGGTAAAAAGGTACTCAAAGAACGTCGCATTTTAAACAGTGGGGATAGACTGAGAATAGGAAACTATACCATTACCGTTCTCCTCATTCAAGCTGGAGACCCGGATGCGACAGTTGTATTTGAAAGCACTTCAACAATTTTTAATCCCCAATCTGAGGTCATTTCAGCATCCAGTGTCCAGTCCTCAGCAAGTCCTCAATCATCCATTACTTTTAACACCTACACAGGTATTTTAGAACAGCAAACTGCTGCATCGAGTGAACCCTCCGGTTTCCCCTATTCGCTCAATTTTTGGCATGAACAACGGGTTTCCCTGGGGGCGATTAAGAGTAGTGGTTACTTAGTCAAAGAAACAGAATATGTTGCCTGCGGGGGAGGAATGGGCAGTTTTGTTTGGGTGGATATGTTGAGAATTGCGGGAGTTAAACGAGACGATATTAAGGTTTTGAGCATTCAAGACAAACCTTATAAACGCTATGAAACCTTACTCCGCAATTGCCAAATTCCCCGATATAAACGGATTCGTTCTGGGTCTGACTCCTGTCCTGACAATATTTGGGGATGGCCAGGATATGCGCTGCGAGATGCTTGGAGAGGAGTTTTTTCTGGACAAGTTAGTGCAGCATTAGGATTTTTGTGGCAGGTTTTTGCGGAACCAATTCATGCAGATACCTATACTCCTCGTGCTAAAGACGTATTTGAGTCAATGGACCGAGAAGGCGATCGCATTAGTTGGAATAAAATGTTGGAACATGGCAGTATTCGCAGCCTGCGTCAAACCGAAGATGGGCGCTATTGTATTGCCTATTGTGCTTCCCCCCAAGATGAAAAGAACCCCCAATTTTTAATAGCTAAATATGTCCATCTCTGCACAGGTTATCCAGGCATTAAACTATTACCCGATTTAGAAAAATATCGTCAAGAACATCCAGAAGAAACAGGAGATGAAAAAACCGTCGTTCAAGGTTATGAACCCCATGATCATATTTATCAGCAATTAGAAAAAAAAGGTGGAACCATCTTCCTGCGAGGCTCTGGAATTGTGGCATCACAAGTCTTAGACCGATTGTATGCAGCCCAGAAAATCAAGCCTAGTATTAAAGTCATTCATTTAAACCGAGAACCTCGCAAAGGAAATCAATTTGATCTAGCCAAACGCCATGTCGAAAATGATTGGGAATTTCAGCCTTTTAACTGGCCCAAAGGCACTTGGGGCGGTGATATGCGGACAATGTTAGAAGAAGCTAACCCCTTACGGCGAAGGGAACTATTACAAGGTTGGGGTGGAACAACAACAGCCAGTCGCAAAGAATGGCGAGACATTATTCAGCAGGGAAAAAAGCAACAATGGTATGAAATTCGTTATGGTTTAGTCACAAAATTAGAACGTAATCCTCAAGGTGGAGTAGTCACCCATTTAGTCACCAACAAAGGTCAACAAACTGTTCCTGCTGATTTTGTCATTGATTGTACAGGGTTGGTTTCAGACCCCTTAGAAAGTCCGTTTTTGAAAGATTTAATTGAGCATTATGACTTAGATTTGAACCCCGAAGGACGTTTCCATGTGGAAAATAATTTTGAAATTAAAAAAGTCCGAAATGATCGTTCTCGCGTATATGCAGCCGGAATAATCACATTAGGAGGTCCCTATGCACCAGTGGATACATTTTTAGGATTACAATATGCTGCCCATCGGTCAGTAGAAGCCTTAGCAGCAGTTAAAGCCCCAGGAATCCGCTATATTCAGGGGTTTTATTCCCTTGGGCAATGGCTAAAATGGGCGCTGAATATCAAACCTTAA
- a CDS encoding YHS domain-containing (seleno)protein translates to MNHQNFAALTTSSLLIVGLAVGCRSNSTLETVVPSLQPAVHANMVSRVFDAENSLALKGFDPVAYFQQGKPISGNPNFTYQWANVNWRFSTAENRDLFAKNPEKYAPQYGGFCAWAVSQGYTAPIDPNAWKIVEGKLYLNADLRIQKRWERDIPGNIKKADKNWPGLAQKIRPQNRT, encoded by the coding sequence ATGAATCACCAAAATTTTGCTGCTTTAACCACATCCTCACTGTTGATAGTTGGATTGGCTGTAGGTTGTCGTTCCAATTCAACCCTTGAAACCGTTGTTCCTAGCCTCCAACCAGCAGTTCATGCCAACATGGTTAGCAGAGTCTTTGATGCAGAAAATTCTCTTGCTTTGAAAGGCTTTGATCCAGTTGCCTATTTTCAACAAGGAAAACCAATTTCTGGTAATCCTAATTTTACCTATCAATGGGCAAATGTCAATTGGCGATTTTCAACCGCAGAAAATCGCGATTTATTTGCTAAAAATCCCGAAAAATACGCCCCTCAATATGGAGGGTTTTGTGCTTGGGCTGTCAGCCAAGGGTATACTGCACCCATTGACCCCAATGCGTGGAAAATTGTCGAAGGAAAACTCTACTTAAATGCTGACCTCAGAATTCAAAAACGCTGGGAAAGAGATATCCCAGGAAATATTAAAAAAGCCGATAAAAATTGGCCTGGTTTAGCTCAGAAAATTCGACCTCAAAATAGAACCTGA
- a CDS encoding trypsin-like peptidase domain-containing protein has protein sequence MKFSPGLGVILGTATVALVQWQAVSAPTSVQVNEIAKQITVMIGGLDGEGSGVIINRQGNTYTVLTAYHVVEKPGGRDLTAPDGQQYRAESSQRLGKLDLALIKFSSSRNYPVAQVADSSAVKPGARVYFAGFPVPSRSNVQERRYFFIPAQMSEGGRGESDLLFTGQPRKGVSGGPILNTWGFVIGIYGQPESSGYAKGVRGIPIEKIPNLESIAAVVPWANPTLLATLTGHSDLVESVAISPDGRTLASGSWDNTIKLWNLQTQQQIATLTGHSDYFVNSVAFSPDGRTLASGSWDKTIKLWNLQTQQEVATLTGHSEGVNSVAFSPDGRTLASGSWDKTIKLWNLQTQQEVATLTGHSEGVNSVAFSLDGRTLASGSWDKTIKLWNLQTQQQIATFTGHSEGVNSVAFSPDSRTLASGSWDKTIKLWNLQTQQQIVTFTGHSGGVNSVAFSPDGRTLASGSWDKTIKLWNLQTQQEVATLTGHSEAVNSVAFSPDGRTLASGSTDKTIKLWQDR, from the coding sequence ATGAAATTCTCCCCAGGATTAGGGGTCATTTTAGGAACAGCAACCGTGGCTTTAGTGCAGTGGCAAGCTGTTTCTGCCCCAACCAGTGTACAAGTCAATGAGATCGCCAAACAAATCACCGTGATGATTGGCGGATTAGACGGTGAAGGTTCGGGAGTGATTATTAACCGACAAGGTAACACTTACACTGTCCTCACCGCCTATCATGTGGTTGAAAAGCCGGGGGGACGTGACCTCACCGCTCCCGATGGACAGCAATACCGGGCTGAAAGTAGTCAGCGCCTGGGGAAATTAGATTTAGCTTTAATCAAGTTTAGCAGTAGCAGAAATTATCCTGTTGCTCAGGTTGCCGATTCTAGCGCGGTCAAACCAGGAGCCAGGGTTTATTTTGCCGGGTTTCCAGTCCCTTCCAGGTCTAATGTTCAAGAGCGACGTTATTTTTTCATCCCCGCTCAAATGAGTGAGGGAGGAAGGGGAGAATCCGATTTGCTTTTCACTGGTCAACCCAGAAAAGGAGTCAGTGGAGGACCAATATTAAATACATGGGGATTTGTGATTGGGATTTATGGTCAGCCAGAAAGCAGCGGTTACGCCAAAGGAGTGCGGGGAATCCCCATTGAAAAAATCCCAAATTTAGAGAGCATCGCCGCAGTAGTTCCTTGGGCAAATCCCACCCTTCTCGCTACTTTGACTGGACATTCAGATTTGGTCGAATCTGTAGCCATCAGTCCCGACGGTCGCACCTTAGCCAGTGGGAGTTGGGACAATACAATCAAACTGTGGAATCTGCAAACCCAACAGCAAATCGCTACTTTGACCGGACATTCAGATTATTTTGTCAACTCTGTAGCCTTCAGTCCCGACGGTCGCACCTTAGCCAGTGGGAGTTGGGACAAGACAATCAAACTGTGGAATCTGCAAACCCAACAGGAAGTCGCTACTTTGACCGGACATTCAGAAGGGGTCAACTCTGTAGCCTTCAGTCCCGACGGTCGCACCTTAGCCAGTGGGAGTTGGGACAAGACAATCAAACTGTGGAATCTGCAAACCCAACAGGAAGTCGCTACTTTGACCGGACATTCAGAAGGGGTCAACTCTGTAGCCTTCAGTCTCGACGGTCGCACCTTAGCCAGTGGGAGTTGGGACAAGACAATCAAACTGTGGAATCTGCAAACCCAACAGCAAATCGCTACTTTCACCGGACATTCAGAAGGGGTCAACTCTGTAGCCTTCAGTCCCGACAGTCGCACCTTAGCCAGTGGGAGTTGGGACAAGACAATCAAACTGTGGAATCTGCAAACCCAACAGCAAATCGTTACTTTCACCGGACATTCAGGTGGGGTCAACTCTGTAGCCTTCAGTCCCGACGGTCGCACCTTAGCCAGTGGGAGTTGGGACAAGACAATCAAACTGTGGAATCTGCAAACCCAACAGGAAGTCGCTACTTTGACCGGACATTCAGAAGCGGTCAACTCTGTAGCCTTCAGTCCCGACGGTCGCACCTTAGCCAGTGGGAGTACGGACAAGACAATCAAACTGTGGCAAGATCGGTAG
- a CDS encoding YbjN domain-containing protein, with the protein MTNYQETLPSSEFNSDTVSVNHVEVIENVIGTLEQDDSAMVSHNPKDGYLWKFKYGSVEVFIQLTGESDEDTITVWSAVLNLPAKEELKLMRHLLEMNCSNTLEARFGIIENRVVVISTRTLEDLSPAEVSRLVTIVATIADENDEVLQAEFGLA; encoded by the coding sequence ATGACAAACTACCAAGAAACCCTACCCAGCAGTGAATTCAACTCAGATACGGTGAGTGTCAACCATGTGGAAGTAATTGAAAACGTTATCGGTACTCTAGAACAAGATGATAGCGCAATGGTAAGCCACAACCCAAAGGATGGTTATCTGTGGAAATTTAAGTACGGGAGTGTGGAAGTTTTTATCCAACTGACTGGAGAAAGCGATGAGGATACTATCACAGTTTGGTCGGCGGTGCTAAACTTACCAGCCAAAGAGGAACTCAAGTTGATGCGACATCTTTTGGAAATGAACTGCTCCAACACCTTAGAAGCCCGTTTTGGGATTATTGAAAATCGGGTGGTGGTGATATCAACCCGCACTCTCGAAGATTTATCTCCGGCGGAAGTCTCACGGCTTGTTACCATTGTGGCTACTATTGCTGATGAAAATGATGAAGTTTTACAAGCTGAGTTTGGTTTGGCTTAG